Genomic segment of Apium graveolens cultivar Ventura chromosome 7, ASM990537v1, whole genome shotgun sequence:
cgaacagtcataagatagagggtatgcatggactacagaaagttgaacaaagccacgaggaaggatcatttccctcttccatttattgatcagatgcttgacaagttggctggtcatgagtattattgtcttctggatggctattcgggttacaatcagatttgcattgcaccagaagatcaagaaaagactactttcacttgtccatttggcacatttgcttttcgcagagtttcttttggcttatgtggtgtatctgccacttttcagagatgcatgatggcaatattctctgatatgattggaagtaatatcgaagtgttcatggacgacttctccgtctttggacatttgtttgatgaatgtttgaataatctccgttcggtgctcaaaaggtgtgtggaaactaatttggttctcaattgggaaaaatgtcactttatggtgcaacaaggcatcattcttgggcataaagtctctagtaaaggtcttggggtggataaagccaaggtgggagtcattgaaaatcttccgccgcctaattctgtgaaaggaatccgtagttttcttggtcatgcggatttttatcggcgttttatcaaggacttctctaagatatctaagtcgttgtgcaatttgctcgagaaagatgtgcctttcaaatttgatgatgaatgtttggcagcattcgagactctcaagaagagtttaataactgcaccagttattacggtacctgattggacagaaccttttgagatgatgtgcgatgcaagtgattatgcagtgggagcagttcttggggagcgcaagaataatatttttcatatggtctactatgctagtaagacgcttaatggagctcaaatgaactacaccactactgagaaagagctcttggctatagtttttggtttcaaaaaatttcgatcttatctacctgggacaaaggtgacagtattcactgatcatgctgccattcgctatctggtctcaaaaaaggattcgaagcctagacttattcgttgggtgctctttcTACAGGAATTTGacttagagatcaaggatcgaaaaggtactaaaaatcaagtagctgaccatctctctagattggagaatcccgattctacttcacatgataagacattgatcaacgaatcttttccagatgagcagttgttcatagttcaggaggaagagccatggttcgtagacattgtgaactatcttgtcagcaatataatgcctcctgatatgaatgcggctcaaaagaagaagtttctgcatgaggtgaagtggtacatgtgggatgaaccatattcttttagacaaggagctgaccagatcatcaggagatgtatcccattctgtgagacggaggtgatattacgagactgtcattccacagttttTGGTGggcattatggtggtgaaaagacagcacTGATCATGTtgccattcgctatctggtctcaaagaaggattcgaagcctagacttattcgttgggtgctctttcTACAGGAATTTGacttagagatcaaggatcgaaaaggtactaaaaatcaagtagttgaccatctctctagattggagaatcccgattctacttcacatgataagacattgatcaacgaatcttttccagatgagcagttgttcgtagttcaggaggaagagccatggttcgtagacattgtgaactatcttgtcagcaatataatgcctcctaatatgaatgcggctcaaaagaagaagtttctgcatgaggtgaagtggtacatgtgggatgaaccatattcttttagacaaggagctgaccagatcatcaggagatgtatcccattctgtgagacggaggtgatattacgagactgtcattctacagtttatggtggacattatggtggtgaaaagacagcagctcctattcttcaagcaggttttttctggcctacattgtttaaggatgtgcatcagttcgttttaaggtgtgatcgttgccaaagagttgggaatcttactagaaaggacgagaggcctttaaatgtgatgcttgaagttggggtctttgatgtttggggaatcgatttcatgggaccatttatctcgtcctgcaataatcagtacatcttgttggcaatcgattatgtctcgaaatgggtagaagtcaaggctctaccgacgaatgatgcaaaggtagtgttgagttttcttcataagcagatattcacaaggtttggaatggcacgagttatcataagtgatgaggggtcgcatttctgcaatcgtaagtttacttctataatgcaacgctacaatgtgaatcattgTATTGCTACTGCCTTTCATCCGTAAattaatggtcaagctgaagagtctaatagagagatcaagtgcattctagagaaagttgtttgtccgtcaaggaaatattggtctttgaagctcgatgaagctgtttgggcttatagaacagcatacaagactccacttgggatgtccctgcggagcttgagcataaggcttattgggcattgaagaaattaaaccttgatctagatgcagctgggaagaagcgaatgcttcagttaaatgaacttgatgaattttgactacAAGCGTACGAAgacaacaaaatgtacaaggaaaaagtgtaaagggtggcacgataggaagttATCTCCCAAGTCATTCGTGCTGGGATAACAAGTTATgttatttaactctcgtctccgactttttcctagaaagttgaaatcaaggtggtctggactatttatcatcaaaactgtgtttccacatggagcggtggagatttttgagaacgatccaggccaagcattcaaggttaatggttaGAGATTGAAGCACAATTATAGGGatacggcaaaccgggaagtggttagtgccgttttattatcaacttgatcacattactctacgtcaagctaatgacgtaaaagaagcgcttcttgggaggcaacccaagatgtgagactataggaacctttagaagttagtactctatccaaaaacccaaaaaaatcagaaaaaatatagcataatttttttttccagaaaccccgcaggcgcccgcctgctagtTCTAGGCGGCCGCTTGGGAActgaggcgcccgcctgctggttccAGGCGATCGCCTAGAGCCTGactatttaaattttttttcagccttataaaaaactaaaaaaaatagaaaaaacacaaaaacaaaataCCACATCCATAACCCCATTAACCCACGAATTTTCTCCTACAAACAAgccacaaaccccactcctaatcaatttctaaacctaaatcctaccctatatatacacacaacctctccatatacactcccatatactttcaacttacaaaccctttcctacacacaaaacacaactctcaaacacttattctcagtttcaatggccccaaagagatctcgaactgtcgatagcagcagcaccattcctactgttgattcttcgaggggtattgttgcgaggccccgattggtggatagggctgttgaggaggagtatgctaggcttctgactaagccgattctgaaggagaggggatttttgccatcggggagggatggtgagttattgccgatgattgcagacaagggttggattactttttacgagtcacctgaggcggtcccgatgagtgttgttcacgagttctatgcgaactCCAAGGCCGcaaagaatgggtattctgttaTTAGGGGGCTTAcggttgattatcagcccgaggcgattcaccgtgttattgggcagcgataAAGGAAGCCCTatgaggagaattggaatgagaagactcccgaggattttgactcggatttgattattgctactctctgtcagccgggcacggtatggaagtttaagacgggatctaACAAGTATCGTTCTTTCCCGGCTGTTgtgatgaacaggtatgcccgtgcatggaatgcatttatttgtgctaatattttgccttcttcgcatggacatgaggttacagttgagagagccaggttgttgtggaggattttgaatgaggagtattatgtggaccttggtgagttcatctaccaagggattttgaagtttttgagggggaggacgcataacaacatcccttatgcctctgttgtcacgaagctgtgcaagacagttggagtccactggccttcttatgagcagctgcagatgcctgccgctcctattgattcatcgacgttgaatgcgatgcaggagtggacggatggagagcccgaggagaatggtttgggatatcatcttcgaggaggacgtccagcagctggtgctacgatggctaggccGATTCAGGCTCATGgcgaggcaggttcttctagagcccagggaggtgatggttcagggatggctgatgACCAGTACAGGAGGCtatccaggaggatggatgcgttgtatgagtcacagagtaggtttgctcatGAGCTCACTCTAGCACTTGGGAttgcatttagaggccttggagctgacatccagtggcccgtttttggtgaggactctgcttatccgcctcctgatactccaccctctgagggtgatgatgatgatttctctgagtaggtataccttgtgttcctttctattaccttcactggggacaatgaagattttaagtttgggggtggtagttaaggaacatatttgtgtgtgtgtcatgtagttgcatattcatgatagtttagttcatatagttgcatatttttgccatatagtttttttttattttatagctttatttatcatgtcatgtagctcatgcatataccatgattccttttgtgttgctttaccaattgatatgtgatattgatgcgagtgtaatGATAGCggtagagtgatgttgaatccTGTTGGgttggcatgcatgctagaaacacttgtaatttcactaagtcttagagtatgcttaaggaccAGATTATTGTCAtgatttgatggtttttgaggttaatctattgattatgcttagaatgtatgataggctcttaatgataaaaggcttgaaaagataaaattagagtaaaaattggaattcattgctagtcgtggctaggcgtcaaatggctagtagccagctcgtATTGTATGCGATTAGTCTAGGGgtgagcaagatggagcgaaacgcacttgctcagaaattgaaaaaaaagagaaaagaaaaataaagaaaaataaaaaaaaagagaaaaattatggtttaatgcataattgatcacgagtgagctctttggtattcgagttattaagttcttaggagactttgtgcctagtgacctaaggcttttatagtctgggatccgctaacctaacgctcgctaaatggatgccattgcataagtcttttgtggacctcactcattgcatgatcaaataagcatttgtttattgtgttaaataaaagcatgattccgtaataagctccagtgatcttgaagtgttataagtcattttgtgtctagaatttattcttcatataatcttgtgattgccttgaggataattgagttatgataattgatttagtttcgaagcatatctgttaagcattcgcacacaccacgtttctagttgtatgttagcttgcatgatttgattgatctttagtcgcctaattgcatttgttgagatgttatgtgttggttggtttattcattgcgatggggatcgctgtatttcatgtagtttgcattattgcatgtttttattttgtttttgagtctgtgacgcttgaggacaatcatcgatttaagtttgggggtgtgataagtggcattttataccacttagaacgtcttataatggcttgaattgatgtcttgaaatcaagtattttgtgtatttgatgcgtttttctagtgtttttgcatttcagggtataacttgtgAATTCAAGGGGATTTCATCAAATTAatcctagggaagtacttggaatcagttgtggggagttgtgcgaagaaatcagcaaaatcaggagcaaaaagttgatttttccagaagctgtccaggcgcccgcctgggatgtggGGCGACCACTTGGAGGTGCAGGCGCCCGCTTGGGACCTGGGGCTGCCGCCTGGGGTCGAGAAAATTAATTCTGGATTTTTAATTCGTATTCTACTGGGCTTCTGACGGCGCTGTGTCTTATGaactcttatataaacctacttgagagacgtttcacaataacAAGCAACAAGGATCAAGTAtcaatcaagcaaggagcaaggagagaagattaagaagaccgttttagcacatcacaatgaagaagatgaagcatacgttatcttgtgattcttttattcattgtaacagtggatgctagttttctttactttgaaccttaatactcttgtgacgtactctggttttaataagtattttattagtttatattgtcgtgttattatcatgttttcatatgaacccatggtgacgatgagttctatcatgggctaatcgtgatcatgtggtcgtaacggatttactatggatttctttggttaattgtttaataccttggtatgtgatggttgtatgatatctagtataggttgtgcttattcgtcttatgtgcgtcgcgaacatataaaatagcctgttaatctcttgtgaagcgacagtgaatcttgagatttagaacttgccatgctagcataggttcatgtattgtatgcatgattagtgggtaactctaaccgttttacttgccctgtgtaatcataatgaataacttgcgcttaaatcgttatattgtcaaattctgtagacatatagggtctcaacataattgatgcttattcaacttctatcttaattgtggatacttggtagaatggtatttgtgcaacgaaagttggcttttatcagtttcgtgttgttcgattaatatgatcaccgttacatgctaagggtaataacaataactattgaaggaagtagtaatgaagttatgatctcatgtgtgtttaatattattaatttaagtgttatttaagtgttttattctcgtagttaatcgtagttaataattagttaatcaacctaaagtgttattgtcttgacattgagaagtaaccATACATTgatgagtaagtgttaattaaatataattagtctgagtctctgtgggaacgaactagaaattattctatattacttgcgaacgtgtatacttgcgtgaattattaacgcatgctttgtgcctaacattAGGCTTGGATAGAGCCGTGAGGGCCAAAAACCTGAAGGCCTGCAGAGACTCAAGACTGGTAGTTGCTCAAATTAATGGGGAGTTTGAGGCCAAGGATGATACTTTGGCCAAGTACCTGAGAGTCGTAAAGGGAATACTGACTCAGCTGGATGAATGGTGCGCTGAACATGTTTCGAGACAGGAGAACACTACGGCGGATGCCTTGTCTCAGTTCGCCTCGTCTGAAATCGAGAATTATCCAAGAAGTATTTACTTCCAGGTCTTGAAGACCCAGACTATTCATGTCATAAATCTGATAGCACCAGTTGGTGTGGCAGGCTGTTGGATAGACCCGATCAAGACCCACTTAGAAACTGGGCGCCTCCCCGACGATGCCCAGGAGGCACGCAAGCTTTCCGTTAGAGCATTAATATACTCATTGATAGAAGGCCTTCTTTACAAAAGGTCCTTTATTATTCCGTACTTGAAGTGCTTAAGACCTCTTGAAGCAGAGGAGGTGCTTAAAGAAGCCCATGAAGGGATttatggacaacacttggggggcagggttGTAATAACtagaatttttgagaccttgtaaaacattcaatgaatagtaaccctgacggacggggaaaactttttagcccacactatgtagtgcatgagaaaatgagtttcggagttgatattatgattatacgtaccaaatgagtgtatgtaaacgctattacttttcgaagaaaatgaactttgaaaaacaaccatatttacgaatcatcaaggattacgggaatcacaatataattaggaatttaaaaccctacggatttatatccaagtatgataattcaaaatataaggaataaatacgagaGGAATTACGCCGcaaaccatttacgaggaagtattatgaaaacgtttaagcgaccgagcgaacgcgtaaacgattaaataaacgtaatgcactaactaaccatggtaggaaagtaaccatggttagtttATCAAATAGCGAGCTAaggtgtaggatgatcaaccaaggctatcaaatagtaagctaaagagctaaacacgtggcttagcttgtaatctaccaatgCTAGCTAGATTTCTCCAAGATTGGCAACAAAGATCAAATACTAGGATAGATACTAAGGAATAACAATCAAATAAAAAGATATCACAAGCCTCATTTCTAAGAAGCAACCAAGTAAGCATCACCaaaaactctctctttctctcccaaccattccattcggctttttcttcttcaaccaagaaatcaaaatcaaaacttcaagctctagccatggataaattctctcattaattctcaagcttcctaccaaccaaactaaggtaagataaatctttgagctctttttatcaaggtttgatgggtgaaataaaatcaagaaagttgataatgaatagtgtaaatagtaactcttctttggtttcttgattttaatggttgttttaggttccaaaaactatactaagcactcccaagaatTCATTATCAttaagaacacatctcaagctctcaataaaggtataaatctttgaccctaCCTTATTTAAGAtctaagttcaagatccttttagtatatagttgtaaacctagttttggtgggagtattgttgtaatcttgatgtttagctaagtagatttaaggttgatttttgttgcctcaagaacatgattttcttgagaggggttagtgtggtgatgatgatatgttgattatTGGTGGTaatataaagatttaaggcataaacgaaactccgatcgtaaccgtaatctcgttaaaacgaacaaaacataactttaagtttctgcagaaagtaccgaagatttaaactgtagtttcttgaaaaataaccctttattatgatagacaatgttataaggatcgtttaggtgcttgaatcgcttgattccgatttacggatcaaaagttatggccgttttactaaaagtgaattacgcgacaaaaactgctacgaattacgaactttgaaaatataaaggatcaacttaagaatgttcataaatcatgaaatttttacagagagtagtatatttagtttcctaactttaataaaaatttcaagtgaaattaatgaatttaaattttataaaaatattggagccgagaccgcgcgattagaaatcgtagaatccataagcggagccgtcgacgaaaatgaaaatgaacttaagatactttgaaaaaggaagcgaccatgatgtgaataaggacttaaaggaataataagggtaatataagttgagagggtgcataataattagcgcatgagtgcgggtagccgtaaattagaacgagatctaacgaaacgaattgtgtttatgattatagatttccgagcggaacctagagcatcctccacctcgagatacccaggcaagtttacgaacccaactccatttaatgttgtgttgtgaaagtattattttattatcattgcataaataccatgcttgccatgatacgtagtaattgaacttttcacataatatagcgatgttgtatgATAAATAAGTATCGTAGAATGTTTAATTCCACATTAAGCGTGACGTATAAGTATAAGACCgtgagtcggtcgggattttaagataaaaacccggtgatcatcccggtgatattataggacgattaaaagtcTATAGTAGTACGGTTTAgaaggactcaacgtccacttacaaaatactaaacaccttgaacttttattaaaacaatttctaaagatcatattccctcaactatactttatcattcgaataataaatatctatttactattcatttattataggATAAGTATTttccagtgaatatttatttcagactcgattaaatattaaagattattaaattacttaaacataaattagttgaggaatattatttcaaatattcttttaaaagtataattattcgaggtttaattattcaacgattaatatttgattattaagcattagttatttaatggtttaattatgatttaaaaatcatagaacctgattcaaaatactttctgattttcggaaaatcattcgaataatttcagatcatcggagaatattatctcgacttattttaaatatttggattatagtttcaaaagaaactcccccttatataacaaatatgttgacaacggtcaactcacatccctagtacttcctccgaaaattctcggaagtacatataaaTACGTAAAAATtaaagtgtacctatcaacaagcaatatgcttggggaacaatataagttccagattgatgatgagattcttacaaggacaaggaggcTTAGACTCCcgtacttcgtggactggggagactaccaatttactaccgcatgagaaggtatcttatatactaATGAACATGtagagtatgcgtacctgagagggatggacgcaaaaccgtgtcttgagagggatagacacgaagtgtgtacctgagagggacgaACACAGAAAATGCccaaatgcggccagggtgataacaaATAATTAAAGGGAATCGTCCATCTatatgtagaaaaggttactatttccgtagtacgactgatcatcgtatacggtggctccgaTAAATGTcttattcttccaattagaattgtgatgcaataccgtaacctaagcctaggtgctgggtttactattaaggtattcgcaagataataaaatccactaaagaattgtttccataagaaggtgtatatcaccaaggaaaactattttcgaataaaacataattatcatatatgatgttttacgtgagttatccagtcattttcatactgtacatttttatgctgggcattatagctcacacttgttttcttaaattgacacaacacaataatgaatcaagatgcctaccatgagaaccacagccaggaaacgggtaggaaatggccagttgttccgtaggtTATTTGTTGTTGTACCacaggtgtaacacccccaaatccggggtcggggatctgggttatcacgagttccatttcccttaataacacccaatcttaataaacaatcaactactctgtactgtgaccccacaataaacacacacaccacaagttatagtctcagagatgaatatctaaaaataacacgagtcattttattccaaaattatatgccattacaccttaaaagggtttctgaataaatttacatttctttgccattattataaatgataaagatacataagtctggtacatcaaaagttgaaagcctagcctattggtagttcatacctcagctacagcgacatcaacacctataggaaactgcggaacgtttcctatccgctcgcgaattgggagtttggtcccgttcatcttgtctatctgatgttgtgtgatgaaagaagaaagcaagggtgagcaacaagcccaccgaaataatatgtataataattaacaatatatgagcattctcatagtactcatgaaagtcttggtcaagaagaaatgaaccaagctgatatcttaacgcgaccaagtcacaaaatattcagtatatatatatacatatatatttttcacaatcttcgaaatcctctgacatgtataatatacacagagttccagtttataactgtataaaaaaatatcggtgcaaggtgatctcatatatctaaccttgtctcaacgtttttccgaaaatctttgacatgcacaagataatcatttactagatataagtttaaaagatgaagttacaagatactccaatatacttatatctttccgaatactacttgaactaccaccgttcaagttataattagtttcaaaagttcatcacccagatgagactacaagataagacttgaatatattcaatctttgaaatattattgaatgaaatgaagtcacgagatatttcattaagtcccgatatatatccatatatatacctctcatacatttcctgaaaacctctatcatgtaaagtattAACAGAGTcgtaatatccaataaattttggaaagaaaagaattttggcataaacccgatatcttgctgatcaggcaaagataccaataagtaaccttttctactgtagatggatgaattcctcgccggtcatcaccctggccgcattcggacctcgcgctagaccgttacccggccactcacgcgtggatggactgtcacccagcctcttacaccttcatagcccgtaccccggcctgtcgcttatgccgactcaattagatggacttacttcccgaacattgggcaagtaatcaaattgttttctcaaaacagcaaccacgttgcgaatataaaatacaccacagagccggatccctaagaattttgagcgagtattcaagtccccttcgaaaggaagatcttaaatttgaaaacgagtttttggatccgctctaacttttaaaatcattttgaagactcgaaaacatttttaagaatgtttggagtaatgctgatttaatgaaataaatcagtcccgatatattagaaaatatcttaatattattatttaaataatattcccataaggataatctctatataaataacttgaagtagaagttgtaaacttatacttgaaatgagtattaaataaccaaagatatacttatacgaaagtactatctttatttgaataatcaaaaataagtttgattatcgacgccttattctttaataaaataaataatatatttaataaataagcggattcataagtcctcaaatgaatattcaaaataatcttcattaaataaaataaacggagtcttaagtcctcgaatgaatattcaaaataatattcattaaataaaataaacggagtcttaagtcctcgaatgaatattcaaaataatattcattaaataaagtaagcggagtcataagccctcgaatgaatattcagaataatattcattaaataaaataaagttatcgaataaaccttattcgattaatagttttgaaaattatatcaatatatatatatataaatatatatatatatatataatatactcgggaacatcgactcccggttttagaaaatgttcacctttgggtcccctatactaagggtatatgcaaattaccgcttatctctagcataggtattatgcaacttataagcaattgaatcaacaatatataacaagattacgaaacagacatgcatatataccatatcacatgctccaatatatcgcaagatttgctactaacaaacatgcacttatcacaagataatgcatatacatatatttacatcacaacaacagtataacgggtagaaa
This window contains:
- the LOC141673783 gene encoding uncharacterized protein LOC141673783; amino-acid sequence: MARPIQAHGEAGLDRAVRAKNLKACRDSRLVVAQINGEFEAKDDTLAKYLRVVKGILTQLDEWCAEHVSRQENTTADALSQFASSEIENYPRSIYFQVLKTQTIHVINLIAPVGVAGCWIDPIKTHLETGRLPDDAQEARKLSVRALIYSLIEGLLYKRSFIIPYLKCLRPLEAEEVLKEAHEGIYGQHLGGRVVITRIFETL